Proteins encoded within one genomic window of Humulus lupulus chromosome 1, drHumLupu1.1, whole genome shotgun sequence:
- the LOC133801576 gene encoding uncharacterized protein LOC133801576: MRITSKLRDALSFASGPEFWIMAVFWTWFLLVSYLKSLLLPNSRRYTRSSPQTASSSPPFRPLCIVTGATSGLGASAALALSKEGFFVVLVGRSSQLLAETMREIKARNNHAHLNSFQVDLSSFLSILKFKASLEQWLLNSDMHSSVQLLVNNAGILATSHRLTVEGYDEIMATNYIGSFCLTKLLLPLLKNSPIPSRVVNVTSFTHRNVSSVQVNKDVVAGKCFSGLKQYPCARVYEFSKLCLLLFSYELHRQLASRDESCQISVLAADPGAVKTNLMREVPSCISHVAFVVLNLLGLLQSPENGISSILDAALAPPEISGVYFFGGKGRTIKSSKLSYNDRLAHELWTTSSDLFLQSQLATKETFT, translated from the exons ATGAGGATTACATCGAAGCTGCGAGATGCTTTGAGTTTCGCTTCTGGGCCGGAGTTTTGGATAATGGCAGTGTTTTGGACATGGTTTCTGCTGGTGTCTTACCTTAAGTCGCTTCTCCTTCCAAATTCTAGGCGGTATACCCGTTCGTCTCCTCAGACtgcttcttcttctcctcctttcAGACCCCTTTGCATCGTCACCGGC GCTACGTCTGGTTTGGGAGCTTCTGCTGCTCTTGCTCTTTCCAAGGAAGGCTTCTTTGTCGTTCTTG TTGGACGGTCGTCCCAGTTATTAGCAGAG ACTATGAGAGAAATTAAAGCTAGGAACAACCATGCCCATCTCAATTCTTTTCAAGTTGATCTGTCATCCTTCCTGTCAATTTTGAAGTTCAAAGCTTCCCTTGAGCAGTGGCTTTTGAATTCAGATATGCATTCTTCGGTCCAATTATTGGTAAACAACGCTGGGATACTGGCTACATCGCATAGACTCACTGTCGAAGGCTATGATGA AATAATGGCTACAAATTACATTGGATCATTCTGTCTGACAAAGCTGTTACTGCCTCTCCTCAAAAATAGTCCTATACCTTCGCGAGTAGTGAATGTTACATCCTTTACACATCGAAATG TATCTAGTGTGCAAGTTAACAAGGATGTTGTTGCTGGGAAGTGCTTCTCAGGATTAAAACAATATCCATGCGCTCGAGTTTATGAGTTTTCTAAAT TATGTCTACTGCTATTTTCTTATGAGCTTCATCGACAACTTGCCTCAAGGGATGAATCTTGTCAAATTTCTGTCCT TGCGGCAGATCCTGGAGCCGTGAAAACCAACCTAATGCGTGAAGTTCCTTCCTGTATTTCCCATGTAGCATTTGTTGTCTTGAATCTTCTGGGACTTCTGCAGTCACCTGAGAATGGGATCAGTTCTATTCTTGATGCAGCCCTTGCTCCACCA GAAATATCTGGAGTCTACTTCTTTGGTGGAAAGGGTAGGACTATTAAGTCTTCTAAGCTTTCATATAATGATAGACTTGCGCATGAACTTTGGACTACTTCTTCTGATCTGTTTTTGCAGTCACAGCTAGCTACGAAGGAAACTTTCACTTAA